The Henckelia pumila isolate YLH828 chromosome 2, ASM3356847v2, whole genome shotgun sequence genome includes a window with the following:
- the LOC140884722 gene encoding mitogen-activated protein kinase kinase kinase 20-like, translating to MDWVRGEKLGHGSSATVNLAMPRRQTSLFPPLMAVKSGGVVRSSSLMNEKLILEALKDCPQIIRCFGDSFSYENGEKLYNVLLEYAPGGSLADKIKNSGYRSLPESETRRYTKALLKGLHYIHKLGYVHCDIKLQNILLGPEGGVKIADFGLAKRAGGRKESFSGCELRGTPLYMSPESVTVGEQGTPADIWALGCAVAEMATGTPAWHCSDVAGLLLRIGAGEELPEVPKSLSELGKDFLGKCLVRDPSKRWTAEMLLNHPFVLDDQDFDFNEEEEENKALISPTCPFDFPEWESSVSSSSTTFASPEYPLESGSWSMTPARRLQNLGSDQFPDWSVTDNWITLR from the coding sequence ATGGATTGGGTTCGCGGTGAAAAATTGGGACATGGGAGTTCTGCTACAGTGAATTTAGCTATGCCCAGAAGACAAACGTCTCTATTCCCGCCATTGATGGCGGTGAAGTCTGGTGGGGTCGTGCGTTCATCTTCACTGATGAACGAGAAGCTGATCTTGGAGGCGCTTAAAGATTGCCCGCAAATTATACGTTGCTTTGGAGACAGTTTTTCGTACGAAAATGGCGAGAAATTGTACAATGTGTTGTTGGAGTACGCTCCCGGTGGTTCTTTGGctgataaaatcaagaattccgGCTACCGGAGCCTGCCGGAATCAGAAACCCGGCGGTATACAAAAGCTTTGCTCAAAGGGCTACATTATATCCACAAGTTGGGCTACGTGCACTGTGACATCAAGCTGCAAAACATTCTCTTGGGACCGGAAGGCGGCGTAAAGATCGCCGATTTCGGGTTGGCGAAGCGGGCCGGAGGAAGAAAAGAGAGTTTTTCGGGGTGCGAATTGAGAGGCACGCCGCTGTACATGTCGCCAGAGAGTGTCACCGTCGGAGAACAGGGGACTCCTGCGGATATTTGGGCTCTCGGGTGCGCGGTGGCGGAGATGGCCACCGGGACTCCGGCGTGGCATTGCTCCGACGTGGCGGGGCTGTTGCTCAGAATTGGCGCCGGAGAAGAATTGCCAGAGGTTCCCAAAAGTTTATCAGAGCTAGGAAAAGATTTTCTTGGAAAATGCTTGGTGAGGGATCCGAGCAAGAGATGGACGGCTGAGATGCTCCTGAATCATCCCTTTGTTTTAGATGATCaagattttgattttaatgaggaagaagaagaaaacaaagCTTTAATATCTCCTACATGTCCATTTGATTTTCCCGAGTGGGAGTCATCGGTATCGAGTTCTTCAACGACTTTCGCCTCGCCAGAATATCCCCTGGAATCTGGTTCTTGGTCTATGACTCCGGCGAGACGGCTGCAGAATCTTGGGAGTGATCAATTTCCTGATTGGTCTGTTACCGACAATTGGATCACCCTGAGGTGA